The following proteins are encoded in a genomic region of Leptospira fainei serovar Hurstbridge str. BUT 6:
- a CDS encoding ATP-binding response regulator, which yields MVIEIPNEIESFLSVLGQAKSVRLFLLRILRDSENRAFDWKFAYCNRGAAESLNLLPHQVIGKTFREINPGVLERKPDLLNFIASLAEKDSEWKGTFPSSTSGKPYDCTLFSPQDDWVVSITQDISSDVKQKDIYRQAALISTESIYYFEPFYNSKREIIDFTLSEVNPAGELELAQLKENLVGKGLCELFRIDPGSESLNEYKKVFMDGKPFQREFTVQNSDSLSGTYFQQVTSLPEGILIANRNVTELRKVEQEIRSQKEQLEQTYQASNDGYWNYDIKSRKLFLSSRWKNMLGFDDHEISNDLRSWIKLVHPDDSHTIRSVILKGNLEKTVRFDETLRFRKKDGNYMYIRSRAIVLRSENGEPIRMVGTHTDISNIKETENALALAKEKAEAADKAKSEFLGMISHEMRTPLHGISGMANLLEQTSLDRSQQEFLKDLVSSADILTQLIDDLLEVTTLDNPKIKIREEIVDLPAMLAHLSGLIEPKTTAKGLRLNLKTESNVPASVLGDRFRIEQILVNFITNSIKFTEVGSIDLRVALEEKFIVFEVADTGIGISEEAYERIFEAFHQEDLAYTRKHKGVGLGLYICKKLAEKMGGAINLISKQSQGSTFTLKLPLRITDQSVIAETKTSTKKIPKLSFGTALVVDDNDINCKILSKLVEKTGAKTVACNSGEEAVSRFKSEPEEFKIIFLDLQMPGMDGYQTADAIRSFGEFGRNVPIIAVTASSFSETYKACEEHGFTGFLGKPYNSEQLYSILEKFL from the coding sequence AAAACCTTTCGCGAAATAAATCCGGGAGTGCTGGAACGAAAACCGGACCTATTGAATTTTATCGCTTCTCTCGCCGAAAAAGATTCGGAATGGAAAGGCACTTTTCCTTCCAGTACTTCGGGGAAACCTTACGATTGCACTCTGTTCTCTCCTCAAGACGATTGGGTCGTTTCCATCACGCAGGATATATCTTCGGACGTAAAACAAAAGGACATTTATCGTCAGGCAGCCTTAATTAGTACGGAATCCATTTATTATTTCGAGCCCTTTTATAATTCGAAAAGAGAGATTATCGATTTTACGTTATCCGAAGTGAACCCGGCTGGAGAACTCGAATTAGCTCAGCTTAAGGAAAATCTCGTCGGAAAGGGACTTTGTGAGTTGTTCCGTATCGATCCGGGGTCGGAGTCGTTGAATGAATATAAGAAAGTTTTTATGGATGGTAAACCCTTCCAGAGGGAATTTACCGTCCAAAATAGCGATTCGCTTTCCGGAACATATTTTCAGCAAGTAACCAGTTTACCCGAAGGAATACTGATCGCAAATCGAAACGTAACCGAACTACGTAAAGTCGAGCAGGAAATCAGAAGTCAGAAAGAACAGTTAGAGCAGACCTACCAAGCATCGAACGATGGATATTGGAATTATGATATCAAGAGTCGGAAATTATTCCTTTCTAGTCGATGGAAGAATATGCTCGGTTTCGACGATCATGAAATATCCAACGATTTACGGAGTTGGATAAAGCTAGTCCATCCGGACGATTCTCATACGATCAGATCCGTTATTCTTAAGGGAAATTTGGAAAAAACCGTAAGGTTCGACGAAACCCTGCGCTTCAGAAAAAAAGACGGGAACTATATGTATATCCGATCTAGAGCCATCGTGCTGCGGTCCGAAAACGGAGAACCGATCCGGATGGTCGGAACTCATACGGATATTAGCAATATTAAAGAAACAGAAAATGCCTTGGCTCTCGCGAAAGAAAAAGCGGAAGCCGCAGATAAGGCAAAATCCGAATTTTTAGGGATGATTTCCCATGAAATGAGAACCCCGCTGCATGGCATTTCAGGAATGGCGAATTTACTCGAACAAACTTCTCTAGATAGGTCGCAACAAGAGTTTCTGAAAGATCTTGTTTCCTCCGCGGATATACTGACGCAACTGATAGATGATCTCCTCGAAGTCACAACCTTGGATAATCCTAAAATTAAAATTCGGGAAGAGATAGTGGATCTACCGGCAATGCTGGCACATTTAAGCGGCTTAATCGAACCGAAAACGACTGCAAAAGGATTGCGATTAAATCTTAAGACCGAATCGAATGTTCCTGCTTCCGTCCTAGGAGATCGATTTCGAATCGAACAAATTCTCGTAAATTTCATTACGAATTCCATCAAATTCACCGAAGTAGGATCAATCGATTTACGCGTCGCATTGGAAGAGAAATTCATCGTCTTCGAAGTCGCAGATACCGGAATCGGAATTTCAGAAGAAGCTTATGAACGAATCTTCGAAGCGTTTCATCAGGAAGATTTAGCATATACTCGCAAGCATAAAGGAGTGGGCTTAGGGCTTTATATATGCAAGAAACTCGCTGAGAAAATGGGAGGCGCAATTAATTTGATTTCTAAACAAAGTCAAGGTTCGACCTTTACGTTGAAACTTCCCCTCAGAATAACCGATCAGTCTGTAATAGCCGAAACGAAAACTTCGACAAAAAAAATTCCGAAGCTTTCGTTCGGAACCGCATTGGTCGTTGACGACAACGATATCAATTGCAAGATCCTTTCTAAACTTGTGGAAAAGACCGGAGCAAAGACGGTTGCCTGCAACAGCGGTGAAGAGGCCGTATCTCGATTTAAATCGGAGCCGGAAGAGTTTAAAATTATTTTTTTGGATTTGCAAATGCCCGGAATGGACGGATACCAGACCGCGGATGCAATTCGCTCCTTTGGAGAGTTCGGTCGGAATGTTCCCATTATCGCTGTGACCGCCAGTTCCTTTTCCGAAACATATAAGGCATGCGAGGAGCACGGGTTTACCGGATTTTTAGGTAAGCCATATAATTCCGAACAACTCTATTCAATTTTAGAAAAGTTTCTTTAA